A genomic window from Parvularcula sp. LCG005 includes:
- the trmB gene encoding tRNA (guanine(46)-N(7))-methyltransferase TrmB → MTSPEWTDDRVYGRRQDKPLRTRHSNLMSDLLPQVAVTPDTVKSIVAAHQGDVWLEVGFGGGEHLAWHAAQNPDVLMIGAEPFINGVAKLLALIDEYDLKNVRVCHGDVRPLMAAIPDRRLSRMFVLHPDPWPKSRHFKRRMISAPFLAHAARLLQTGSELRVASDIPDYVRWTLMRVQIHNRWNKDFQWTANRKADWTNRPEDWPQTRYEKKAIREGRPPAYLKFARCG, encoded by the coding sequence ATGACGTCGCCCGAATGGACCGATGACCGCGTTTATGGCCGTCGCCAGGACAAACCGCTTCGGACGCGTCATTCCAATCTAATGAGCGATCTGCTGCCGCAGGTCGCCGTTACCCCTGACACGGTTAAGAGCATTGTCGCCGCCCATCAGGGCGATGTTTGGCTGGAGGTCGGCTTTGGCGGCGGGGAACACCTCGCCTGGCATGCCGCCCAGAACCCCGACGTGCTGATGATAGGCGCTGAGCCCTTCATCAATGGCGTGGCAAAGCTCCTTGCGCTGATTGATGAGTACGATCTCAAGAATGTCCGGGTCTGCCATGGCGATGTGCGCCCCTTGATGGCGGCCATTCCCGACCGGCGCCTGTCCCGGATGTTCGTGCTGCACCCGGACCCCTGGCCCAAATCGCGGCATTTCAAACGGCGGATGATTTCCGCGCCTTTCCTTGCCCATGCTGCGCGATTGCTACAGACCGGCAGTGAATTGCGCGTGGCGTCGGATATTCCCGATTATGTGCGATGGACGCTGATGCGTGTGCAGATTCACAACAGATGGAACAAGGATTTTCAGTGGACGGCCAACCGCAAAGCGGACTGGACCAATCGGCCCGAAGACTGGCCCCAGACCCGCTATGAAAAAAAGGCCATTCGTGAGGGGCGGCCCCCGGCCTATCTCAAATTTGCCCGTTGTGGCTGA
- the lysM gene encoding peptidoglycan-binding protein LysM encodes MGLFNFVKEAGARVADAMTPDSLFPTFEKAREKKPDTGNVTAEKNGDRVILKGKVKDREAEEKIVIAAGNHKGVSEVESQLEVEDDQADASTFYEVKSGDTLSKIAEDHYGNASKYLVIFEANQPMLEDPDKIYPGQVLRIPPLG; translated from the coding sequence ATGGGCCTGTTCAATTTTGTAAAAGAAGCGGGTGCCCGAGTAGCCGACGCCATGACGCCGGACAGTCTCTTCCCGACCTTCGAGAAGGCGCGCGAAAAGAAGCCCGACACCGGGAATGTCACTGCCGAGAAGAACGGCGACCGTGTCATCCTCAAAGGCAAGGTCAAGGACCGCGAAGCGGAAGAGAAGATCGTCATCGCCGCGGGCAACCACAAGGGCGTGTCGGAGGTGGAAAGCCAGCTGGAGGTCGAGGACGACCAGGCTGACGCCTCGACCTTTTATGAGGTCAAATCCGGCGACACCCTGTCCAAGATTGCCGAGGACCATTACGGCAATGCGTCGAAATATCTCGTCATCTTCGAAGCGAACCAGCCAATGCTGGAGGACCCCGACAAGATCTATCCTGGGCAGGTCCTGCGTATTCCACCCCTTGGCTAA
- the nusA gene encoding transcription termination factor NusA, which yields MAVTANKIELMQIADAVAREKSIDKMVVIEAMEDALSRAARSRYGAETNVRAEIDPRTGETRLWRLMEVVEVVENEASEIALKDALKQNPEAEIGAFLSDPLPPVDFGRVAALAAKQVITQKVRDAERENQYNEFKDREKEIISGLIKRIEYGHVIVDLGKGEAVIRRDQQIPREPLRQGERVRAYIAEVRREPRGPQIFLSRTHPQFMARLFEQEVPEVYDGVIEIKAVARDPGSRAKIGVYSNDSSIDPVGACVGMRGSRVQAVVGELGGEKIDIVPWSEDTATFVVNALAPAEVAKVVLDEELERIEVVVPDDQLSLAIGRRGQNVRLASQLSGYEIDIMTEEEESAKRQKEYAERSGLFMKVLDVDDMIANLLVSEGFARVEEIAYVDLEEIAEIEGFDEETAEELQARALDWLERERADLDKQRVEMGVSDDLLEVEGLDLKMIVALAKEGILNMEDLAGCVADDMTGWTERVDGEKKHYEGMLEKFRIKPDTAEHIIAQARRNVGWDTDEEEEGVEA from the coding sequence ATGGCCGTTACCGCCAACAAGATTGAACTGATGCAGATCGCGGACGCGGTCGCCCGTGAAAAGTCGATCGACAAGATGGTCGTCATCGAGGCGATGGAAGACGCGCTGTCTCGCGCCGCCCGCTCACGCTACGGTGCTGAGACGAATGTCCGTGCCGAGATCGATCCGCGCACTGGCGAAACCCGTCTGTGGCGCTTGATGGAAGTGGTTGAGGTCGTCGAGAACGAAGCCTCGGAAATCGCGCTGAAAGACGCTCTCAAGCAGAACCCGGAAGCCGAGATCGGCGCGTTCCTGTCCGATCCGCTGCCGCCGGTTGATTTTGGCCGCGTTGCCGCCCTCGCCGCCAAACAGGTCATCACGCAGAAAGTGCGCGATGCCGAGCGGGAAAATCAGTACAACGAGTTCAAGGATCGTGAGAAGGAAATCATCTCCGGCCTCATCAAGCGCATCGAATATGGCCACGTCATTGTCGACCTGGGCAAGGGTGAAGCGGTCATCCGCCGCGACCAGCAGATCCCGCGCGAGCCCCTGCGCCAGGGCGAACGTGTCCGCGCCTATATTGCTGAAGTACGCCGTGAGCCCCGTGGCCCGCAGATTTTCCTTTCCCGTACCCATCCGCAATTCATGGCCCGCCTGTTCGAACAGGAAGTCCCGGAAGTCTATGACGGCGTGATCGAGATCAAGGCCGTTGCCCGCGACCCGGGCAGTCGCGCCAAGATCGGCGTCTATTCCAATGACAGCTCGATCGACCCTGTCGGCGCCTGCGTCGGTATGCGCGGCAGCCGCGTTCAGGCCGTCGTCGGGGAGCTTGGCGGGGAGAAGATCGACATCGTGCCGTGGTCGGAAGACACCGCGACCTTTGTCGTCAACGCCCTTGCCCCGGCCGAAGTCGCCAAGGTCGTCCTCGACGAAGAGCTTGAGCGCATTGAAGTCGTCGTTCCCGATGACCAGCTGTCCCTCGCCATTGGTCGCCGCGGCCAGAATGTCCGTCTCGCCAGCCAGCTCAGCGGCTATGAGATCGACATCATGACCGAGGAAGAAGAGAGCGCGAAACGCCAAAAAGAATATGCCGAGCGTTCCGGCCTGTTCATGAAGGTGCTCGATGTCGACGACATGATCGCCAACCTCCTTGTCTCCGAAGGCTTCGCCCGGGTTGAAGAGATCGCCTATGTGGACCTTGAAGAAATCGCCGAGATCGAAGGGTTCGATGAGGAAACGGCCGAAGAACTGCAGGCCCGCGCCTTGGATTGGCTCGAGCGTGAGCGGGCGGACCTCGACAAGCAGCGCGTTGAGATGGGCGTCTCTGACGATCTTCTGGAAGTCGAAGGCCTTGATCTGAAAATGATCGTGGCCCTGGCCAAGGAAGGCATCCTGAACATGGAAGACCTTGCAGGCTGCGTGGCGGACGACATGACCGGCTGGACCGAGCGCGTTGACGGCGAGAAGAAGCACTATGAGGGCATGCTGGAGAAATTCCGCATCAAGCCTGACACCGCCGAGCACATCATCGCCCAGGCCCGCCGCAATGTCGGCTGGGACACCGATGAGGAAGAAGAAGGCGTGGAGGCGTAA
- a CDS encoding PhoH family protein has protein sequence MTTETLTFEDNARFVELCGPHDTHLMLLEQRLGVELLPRGNTITLKGPEGAREEARAALTALYQRLQKGLELSLPDVEAALRLLGEGEADAETGKPAPKDLTLTLPRRSITPRTPAQAHYMNALRENELVFGVGPAGTGKTYLAVAHGISMLLRGEVERLILSRPAVEAGERIGFLPGDMKEKVDPYLRPLYDALYDVVHADLVDKRIEKNEIEIAPLAFMRGRTLARAYVILDEAQNASIAQMKMFLTRLGEGSRMVITGDPSQTDLPNPSESGLADALGLLTNIEGVAVTRFTGDDVVRHRLVRDIVKAYDDRAARRAAPRQA, from the coding sequence TTGACGACCGAAACACTGACCTTTGAGGACAATGCCCGCTTTGTCGAGCTGTGCGGTCCTCATGACACCCATCTGATGCTGCTGGAGCAACGCCTTGGTGTTGAGCTCCTGCCCCGCGGCAACACCATTACCCTGAAAGGTCCGGAGGGCGCGCGCGAGGAAGCCCGCGCCGCCCTGACTGCGCTCTATCAGCGCCTTCAGAAGGGACTGGAGCTCAGCCTGCCTGACGTTGAGGCGGCGCTGCGCCTGCTGGGCGAGGGAGAAGCGGATGCAGAGACCGGCAAACCCGCGCCCAAAGACCTGACCCTGACGCTGCCGCGCCGGTCGATTACGCCGCGCACCCCGGCCCAAGCCCATTACATGAATGCCCTGCGCGAGAACGAGCTGGTCTTCGGTGTTGGCCCTGCAGGGACGGGGAAAACCTATCTGGCGGTCGCGCACGGCATATCCATGCTGTTGCGTGGTGAAGTCGAGCGGCTGATCCTCTCCCGCCCGGCCGTCGAAGCAGGTGAGCGGATTGGCTTCCTGCCCGGCGACATGAAGGAGAAGGTCGACCCCTATCTGCGCCCGCTCTACGACGCCCTTTATGACGTTGTGCATGCCGACCTGGTGGACAAGCGGATCGAGAAGAACGAGATCGAGATCGCCCCGCTCGCCTTCATGCGCGGCCGGACGCTCGCGCGAGCCTATGTGATCCTCGATGAAGCGCAGAATGCGTCGATCGCCCAGATGAAGATGTTCCTGACCCGTCTTGGCGAAGGATCACGCATGGTCATCACCGGCGACCCCAGCCAGACCGACCTGCCCAATCCGTCCGAATCCGGCCTTGCCGATGCGCTGGGCCTTCTGACCAACATTGAGGGCGTGGCCGTTACCCGGTTCACCGGGGATGATGTGGTGCGCCATCGTCTGGTGCGTGATATCGTCAAGGCCTATGATGATCGCGCCGCCAGACGGGCAGCCCCGCGCCAGGCATGA
- a CDS encoding glycosyltransferase family 2 protein, protein MTIAAIIVNYGTGKLILDHLIQIREELATVPGSHLYIVDNLSPNGDAALLTEGTTGMDDVTVIGAPRNGGFSYGNNRGFDQAIADGGYDHYYLLNPDAYPRPGCLKALLAFMAEHPKAGLVGSRLEGLDGHIQSSAFRFMSLESEFASAAKLGIFNRLFASKRVARPPQDEAHKTDWVCGASMLLTAEALEKVGLMDEKYFLYFEEVDFQRAIIKAGFEIWYVPSAHAIHLVGQSTDMKDGKQSAGTAPDYWYDSRRYYFEKNHGAAFADKADRAWAWGKRAGGLKSLLKGQGLSSVDRDIAGLEAARKRAAS, encoded by the coding sequence ATGACCATTGCTGCCATCATTGTGAATTACGGCACGGGCAAGCTGATCCTGGATCATCTGATCCAGATCCGTGAGGAGCTGGCCACAGTGCCCGGCAGCCATCTCTACATTGTCGATAACCTGTCACCGAATGGTGACGCGGCTCTCCTGACCGAAGGCACCACGGGAATGGATGACGTCACGGTCATCGGCGCTCCGCGCAATGGTGGCTTCTCTTACGGCAATAATCGCGGTTTTGACCAAGCCATCGCCGACGGCGGCTACGACCATTATTATCTCCTCAATCCTGACGCCTATCCGCGGCCCGGCTGTCTCAAGGCCCTGCTCGCCTTCATGGCGGAGCATCCCAAAGCAGGCCTTGTCGGCTCACGACTGGAAGGGCTCGATGGACATATCCAAAGCTCGGCCTTCCGGTTCATGTCGCTGGAAAGTGAGTTCGCCAGCGCCGCAAAGCTGGGGATTTTCAACCGTCTTTTCGCCTCCAAAAGGGTCGCGCGTCCGCCGCAGGACGAGGCGCACAAAACCGATTGGGTCTGCGGTGCGTCCATGCTGCTGACGGCTGAGGCGCTGGAGAAGGTTGGACTGATGGACGAGAAATACTTCCTCTATTTTGAAGAAGTGGATTTCCAGCGCGCCATCATCAAAGCCGGGTTTGAGATCTGGTACGTCCCCTCGGCCCACGCGATCCATCTGGTCGGTCAGTCCACGGACATGAAGGATGGCAAACAGAGCGCTGGCACGGCCCCGGACTATTGGTACGACAGTCGCCGCTATTATTTCGAGAAGAACCACGGCGCCGCCTTTGCCGACAAGGCGGATCGCGCCTGGGCCTGGGGCAAGCGGGCCGGGGGCCTGAAATCCCTCCTTAAAGGACAGGGCCTGTCTTCGGTCGACCGTGATATTGCGGGTCTCGAGGCGGCCAGAAAGCGCGCGGCGTCATGA
- the metK gene encoding methionine adenosyltransferase produces MSANSYLFTSESVSEGHPDKVSDQISDAIVDLFLSRDPQARVAVETLTTTNKVVLAGETRCAETVSHEEMIETARKVIRQIGYEQEGFHWKNADIDCYVHGQSAEIAQGVDASGNKDEGAGDQGLMFGFATDETPELMPAPIAYSHRIVKALADARHAGTRPEFQPDAKSQVTLRYDNGRPVAATSVVVSTQHKAGLSQDDVRALVRPFVEDILPEGWMPAEDELYVNPTGAFVIGGPDGDAGLTGRKIIVDTYGGAAPHGGGAFSGKDPTKVDRSAAYACRYLAKNVVAAGLARKCLIQVSYAIGISKPLSVYVDLTDSEVDPAKLENVLREVMDLTPRGIRTHLGLNRPIYQQTAAYGHFGREPGADGSFPWEKTDLADQLKSAFA; encoded by the coding sequence ATGTCGGCCAATTCCTATCTGTTTACATCTGAATCGGTATCCGAAGGCCATCCTGACAAGGTCTCGGATCAGATTTCCGATGCAATCGTCGATCTCTTCCTGAGCCGTGACCCGCAGGCGCGCGTTGCTGTGGAAACGCTGACGACGACCAACAAGGTTGTGTTGGCGGGCGAAACACGCTGCGCAGAAACCGTCTCGCACGAAGAAATGATCGAGACAGCGCGCAAGGTGATTCGCCAGATCGGTTACGAGCAGGAAGGCTTCCATTGGAAAAACGCCGATATTGACTGTTACGTCCATGGCCAGTCCGCTGAAATCGCCCAAGGTGTCGACGCCAGCGGTAACAAGGACGAAGGTGCCGGCGATCAGGGCCTGATGTTCGGTTTTGCTACCGATGAGACGCCTGAGCTGATGCCGGCGCCAATCGCCTATTCTCACCGGATCGTGAAGGCACTGGCCGATGCCCGCCATGCCGGGACACGTCCTGAGTTCCAGCCCGACGCCAAGAGCCAGGTTACATTGCGCTATGACAATGGTCGCCCTGTGGCGGCCACCTCGGTCGTTGTCTCGACCCAGCACAAAGCGGGCCTGAGCCAAGACGATGTTCGCGCCCTCGTTCGTCCGTTTGTTGAGGATATCCTGCCCGAAGGGTGGATGCCGGCTGAAGACGAACTTTACGTGAACCCCACAGGTGCGTTCGTCATCGGTGGACCAGATGGCGATGCCGGCCTGACGGGTCGGAAGATCATTGTCGACACCTATGGCGGCGCAGCGCCCCATGGCGGCGGAGCGTTCTCAGGCAAGGATCCGACAAAAGTCGACCGGTCCGCGGCCTATGCCTGCCGCTATCTGGCCAAGAACGTTGTGGCTGCCGGTCTGGCGCGCAAATGCCTGATCCAGGTGTCCTACGCGATCGGGATCTCCAAGCCGCTGTCCGTCTATGTGGACCTGACCGACAGTGAAGTGGATCCGGCCAAGCTGGAAAACGTGCTGCGTGAGGTCATGGATCTGACGCCGAGGGGCATCCGGACACATCTTGGTCTGAACCGCCCAATCTACCAGCAGACAGCCGCCTATGGTCATTTCGGTCGCGAACCGGGTGCCGATGGCAGCTTCCCTTGGGAGAAAACGGACCTTGCAGACCAGCTGAAAAGCGCATTTGCCTGA
- the lnt gene encoding apolipoprotein N-acyltransferase, producing the protein MTSDRGPLSLINRSARHIGQLQSWQRYLTAFGFGALTATALAPLYILPALFVGMSCLIWLMDSTRSGRRPHWAAFVTGTAFGFGYFLFSLRWLANAFLVQADAFGWMIPIAIPLLTAFLGLFFGLALLAASPLWRFNLSRVFLLPLTISLFEYARGHILTGFPWNLIGQSFAGTALTAQLAAWIGPYGLSLVVLIIASLPAVAFSRAHVNLKPLAGAVGGVIALLGFGAIRLATAANELTDVDVVIVQPNVPQIDKFDPDKRDAIFQRTVRLTQDAASLERTTYAVWPENAEPYLAQAIDASRYFGSALPTGTTLIAGTFRYYRDETETIRYGNSAVVFGETVEGEKPLLAIYDKHHLVPFGEYLPLKGLLTALGLSQLAPVDDGFTPGIGPRTLSIGPHPFAPLICYEDVFPRQLYPSDQRPEWLVVMTNDAWFGDNAGPRQHLDISRLRAIESGLPMARSANTGISALIDPYGRIVESLPLYEAGAITKTLPRSISRTPYDRLGSIPYIGLLALVVLLCWFTGLRRSENRIY; encoded by the coding sequence GTGACGAGTGATCGGGGACCTCTGTCTCTGATCAACCGTTCTGCCCGGCATATCGGGCAGCTGCAAAGTTGGCAGCGCTATCTGACGGCTTTCGGTTTTGGCGCGCTGACGGCAACGGCGCTGGCACCGCTCTACATCTTGCCGGCCCTCTTTGTGGGCATGTCGTGCCTGATCTGGCTGATGGACAGTACGCGGTCAGGACGACGGCCCCACTGGGCCGCCTTTGTCACCGGCACGGCGTTCGGGTTTGGATATTTCCTGTTCAGCCTGCGTTGGCTCGCGAATGCATTTCTGGTGCAGGCCGACGCGTTTGGCTGGATGATCCCAATCGCCATCCCGTTGCTGACGGCCTTTCTAGGCCTCTTCTTCGGTCTGGCCCTCTTGGCAGCGTCGCCGTTATGGCGTTTCAACCTGTCACGGGTGTTTCTGCTGCCGCTCACCATCAGTCTGTTTGAATACGCTCGCGGTCACATTCTGACGGGATTTCCTTGGAATCTGATCGGCCAAAGCTTTGCCGGGACCGCCCTGACGGCGCAATTGGCCGCTTGGATCGGGCCTTACGGCCTCAGCCTCGTGGTCCTGATCATTGCAAGTCTGCCAGCCGTCGCGTTCAGCCGCGCCCATGTAAACCTGAAACCGTTGGCCGGTGCGGTTGGTGGCGTCATCGCCCTCCTGGGTTTCGGCGCCATCAGGCTGGCGACGGCCGCCAATGAGCTGACGGATGTCGACGTCGTCATCGTTCAGCCCAACGTGCCGCAGATCGACAAATTTGATCCGGACAAGCGCGATGCCATCTTCCAGCGCACCGTCCGCCTGACCCAAGATGCTGCCAGCCTGGAGCGTACAACCTATGCGGTATGGCCGGAGAATGCAGAGCCTTATCTGGCGCAAGCTATTGACGCATCAAGATATTTTGGCTCGGCACTACCAACCGGTACGACCCTGATTGCGGGGACATTCCGATATTATCGCGATGAGACTGAGACGATCCGGTATGGCAACAGTGCCGTGGTGTTCGGAGAGACGGTGGAGGGTGAAAAGCCGCTGCTCGCCATATATGATAAGCATCATCTGGTTCCGTTCGGCGAATACTTGCCCCTGAAGGGCCTTCTGACAGCCCTTGGGTTGTCGCAGCTTGCCCCGGTAGACGATGGTTTCACGCCAGGAATTGGGCCTCGGACGCTGTCGATCGGTCCTCACCCCTTCGCGCCGCTCATCTGTTATGAAGATGTGTTTCCGCGCCAGCTCTATCCATCGGACCAGCGTCCCGAATGGCTGGTGGTGATGACCAATGACGCATGGTTTGGAGACAATGCCGGGCCTCGCCAACATCTTGATATTTCTCGCCTTCGCGCGATTGAGAGCGGCCTGCCGATGGCGCGGTCGGCCAATACCGGTATTTCCGCGCTGATCGACCCTTATGGCCGGATTGTTGAGTCACTCCCGCTATACGAAGCTGGGGCAATCACAAAAACTTTGCCTCGTTCAATCAGCAGGACACCCTATGACCGGTTGGGCAGCATACCCTATATTGGCCTTCTCGCCCTGGTTGTATTATTATGTTGGTTTACCGGCTTGCGCCGCAGTGAAAATCGCATCTACTAA
- the rimP gene encoding ribosome maturation factor RimP, whose amino-acid sequence MTPIEEQLRDLLEPVVETTGYELIRLRITGSRDQTLQIMAETADGTMTAEDCAKLSKAISVVMDDADPISDRYTLEVSSPGIDRPLTRLKDFERWDGFAAKLELNQEVEGQKRFKGVLAGIEENDVLIDLDGEEETALVPFSMIKAAKLVLTDDLITESLRRAKAGLKEGDAQWSENADGPKGGNKPS is encoded by the coding sequence ATGACTCCGATTGAAGAACAATTGCGTGACCTGCTTGAACCTGTCGTGGAGACGACCGGGTATGAGCTGATCCGCCTGCGCATTACCGGCTCCCGCGACCAAACCCTGCAGATCATGGCCGAGACAGCGGACGGCACCATGACAGCGGAGGATTGCGCCAAGCTGTCCAAGGCGATCAGCGTGGTGATGGACGATGCCGACCCGATCTCTGACCGCTATACGCTGGAGGTCTCCTCCCCCGGTATCGATCGGCCCCTGACCCGGCTGAAGGATTTTGAGCGCTGGGATGGTTTCGCTGCCAAACTGGAACTGAACCAGGAGGTCGAAGGCCAGAAACGGTTCAAGGGTGTCCTTGCGGGCATAGAAGAAAACGACGTCCTGATCGATCTTGATGGCGAGGAAGAAACCGCGCTGGTCCCGTTCTCCATGATCAAGGCAGCCAAGCTTGTGCTGACCGATGATCTGATCACGGAAAGCCTTCGCCGCGCCAAAGCGGGCCTGAAGGAAGGTGATGCACAGTGGAGCGAGAATGCAGACGGTCCCAAAGGCGGGAACAAACCGTCATGA
- a CDS encoding hemolysin family protein → MPDGAAPSISPAPAGQTQTPDTKRGLLALLARRRQRSDNHDTMMQHATTGNGGTLSLPERDMIDRIIAFDKKRVDDVAIPRADIIGVDFDVALNDLLKCFSEANHSRLPVYRGDLDDPVGMVHIKDVVGVLADPEAQAAREGRPVLEGLIRQILYVPPSMPVTDLLLRMQVSRVHMALVIDEYGGTDGLVTIEDLIELIVGDIRDEHDMGDSYDLKQMGDQRWDADARTPLEDLAGEIGIDLRLEDHDAETLGGLVASLAGRVPLRGEVISHPDGHDFEVRDADPRRIRRILIRLASIGDAAPAEPVPADPRDE, encoded by the coding sequence ATGCCCGACGGCGCCGCGCCGTCTATCAGCCCCGCACCCGCGGGGCAGACTCAGACACCAGACACAAAACGAGGGCTGCTCGCCCTGTTGGCGCGCAGACGTCAGCGAAGCGACAACCACGACACCATGATGCAACACGCAACGACCGGAAACGGCGGCACCCTGTCGCTGCCCGAGCGAGACATGATCGATCGCATTATCGCGTTCGACAAAAAACGCGTGGACGACGTGGCCATTCCGCGAGCCGATATTATCGGCGTGGACTTCGACGTTGCCCTCAACGATCTTCTCAAATGTTTTTCTGAAGCCAACCATTCCCGCCTGCCCGTCTATCGCGGTGATCTCGATGATCCCGTCGGCATGGTGCACATCAAGGATGTGGTGGGCGTCCTCGCTGACCCTGAGGCGCAGGCGGCGCGAGAGGGACGGCCCGTTCTCGAAGGCCTGATCCGTCAGATCCTCTATGTGCCGCCGTCCATGCCGGTGACAGACCTTTTGTTGCGCATGCAGGTCAGCCGCGTCCACATGGCGCTCGTCATTGACGAATATGGCGGCACGGATGGCCTGGTTACAATCGAGGACCTGATCGAACTGATCGTCGGCGATATCCGTGATGAGCACGATATGGGCGACAGCTACGACCTCAAGCAGATGGGCGACCAGCGCTGGGATGCCGATGCCCGAACCCCGCTGGAAGATCTGGCTGGTGAAATTGGTATCGACCTGCGACTTGAAGACCATGATGCCGAGACGCTCGGCGGCCTTGTGGCCTCTCTGGCAGGCCGTGTGCCTTTGCGAGGCGAGGTCATTTCGCATCCGGATGGACATGATTTCGAGGTTCGGGATGCCGATCCCCGACGCATCCGGCGCATTCTGATCCGTCTGGCCAGCATTGGCGACGCCGCCCCGGCTGAACCCGTCCCTGCGGATCCCCGTGACGAGTGA
- the ybeY gene encoding rRNA maturation RNase YbeY, which yields MICFDIEIADERWASCPVEEVTANVARILSGALSVEASYGDVSALFTNDSEVHGLNLEWRGKDKPTNVLSFPADDFPVGEGETPPLGDLALAYETCAREAAEKNIPFAHHLTHLVLHGVLHLLGYDHIDEEEAEEMETLEIRLLSQLDIADPYSDGSA from the coding sequence ATGATCTGTTTCGATATCGAAATTGCCGATGAGCGGTGGGCATCATGTCCGGTGGAGGAGGTGACGGCCAATGTGGCGCGCATCCTTTCTGGTGCCCTGTCCGTTGAAGCCTCTTATGGTGACGTCTCCGCGCTGTTCACCAATGACAGCGAAGTGCACGGCCTGAATCTGGAATGGCGCGGCAAGGACAAGCCCACGAATGTCCTGTCTTTTCCCGCCGATGATTTTCCTGTCGGCGAAGGAGAGACGCCGCCACTGGGCGATCTGGCGCTGGCCTATGAGACCTGCGCACGGGAAGCGGCGGAAAAAAACATCCCCTTTGCCCACCATTTAACGCATCTTGTCCTGCATGGTGTTTTACATTTACTCGGCTATGATCACATAGACGAGGAAGAGGCGGAGGAGATGGAAACACTCGAAATCCGCCTCCTTTCGCAATTGGACATCGCCGACCCCTATTCAGACGGGTCGGCGTGA
- a CDS encoding Rho termination factor N-terminal domain-containing protein, translating to MANTDHGPSIKDTETYEALREDGTSKEKAARIANAQASKDMHPSEKGGHAQAYEDWTKDDLYDRAQELDIEGRSSMTKEELIKALRNH from the coding sequence ATGGCCAACACCGATCACGGCCCGTCAATCAAAGACACCGAGACCTATGAAGCTCTGCGCGAGGATGGCACGAGCAAGGAAAAGGCGGCGCGCATCGCCAATGCCCAGGCGAGCAAGGACATGCATCCCTCCGAAAAGGGCGGCCACGCCCAAGCCTATGAGGACTGGACGAAAGACGACCTCTACGATCGCGCTCAGGAGCTCGACATTGAAGGCCGGTCGTCAATGACCAAAGAGGAATTGATCAAAGCTTTGCGTAATCATTAG
- a CDS encoding helix-turn-helix transcriptional regulator — protein MAEKLNKRAPHPMDIHVGSRVRLRRMMKGISQDKLGEELGLTFQQVQKYEKGVNRIGASRLFDIARILDVPVQFFYDDFGDSATNMIGLAEKGAPEYQDERADFLAMLATPEGMQLCRAFSRIEDPQVRRRVLDLVRTLSDGLDNEEN, from the coding sequence ATGGCTGAAAAGCTCAATAAACGGGCACCACACCCCATGGACATCCATGTGGGAAGTCGCGTCCGGCTGCGCCGCATGATGAAGGGGATCAGTCAGGACAAGCTGGGCGAAGAACTTGGCCTGACATTTCAACAGGTCCAGAAATATGAGAAAGGCGTCAACCGTATTGGCGCGAGCCGCCTGTTCGACATCGCTCGTATTCTCGACGTGCCGGTGCAGTTTTTCTACGACGATTTCGGCGATTCCGCGACAAACATGATTGGCTTGGCCGAGAAGGGTGCGCCTGAATATCAGGACGAACGTGCCGACTTCCTTGCCATGCTCGCGACCCCCGAAGGCATGCAGCTATGTCGTGCATTCAGCCGAATTGAAGACCCTCAGGTGCGGCGCCGGGTGCTCGATCTGGTGCGGACGCTTTCCGACGGACTTGATAACGAAGAAAACTAG